A segment of the Thermoplasmata archaeon genome:
ACAGCGGTGTGATCCATTCAGGTATTCATTATCCAAAAGATACTCTTAAAGCCACTCTGTCCGTCAAAGGAAACTCTATGATCTATGATATATGCGAAAAATACAAGATTCCATACAAGAAATTGGGAAAACTAACTGTGGCAATTGGAGAAGAAGAGATAGAAGAGTTAGAGAGGCTTATGAAGAGGGGAGAAAGTAATGGCGTGGAAGGGCTAAAGTTTTTAGATGGAGAGGAGGTCAGAAAATTAGAGAAAAATATTAAAGTTGAAAAAGCTCTTTATTCACCTTCCACTGGCATAATAGAGCCAGAAGACCTCATGAATCATTTTTATGCACAGGTTAGAAATAACCAAGCAATAGTAGCGACAGAAACAGAAGTTACAGGCCTGAAAAAAACGAATTACGGATATGAACTGAGTGGAGTAAGTGTTGGTGAAAAATTCAAGATTCAGGCAAAAACAGTTATAAATTGTGCTGGTCTCTACTCTGACAAAATAGCTGAAATGGTTGGTTTAGATATCGATAAACTTGGCTATAGGCTGCATTATTGCAAAGGAGACTATTTCCGAATATCTGGAAAGCCTCCTGTTAAGATGCTGGTCTATCCTGTGCCAACGAGACATGGTTTAGGCATTCACCTAACACCAGACCTCTCGGGATCTGTAAGAATGGGACCAAACACATATTATGTGAACAACATTGATTACACTGTAGAATCCAGTGTAGAGGAATTTCGTGAATCGGTGAGAAGATTCTTACCGACAATTAATGAATATGATATTCAGATTGATTCATCTGGCATAAGACCAAAATTAGAAGGACCAGAAGATTCATTCAGAGACTTTGTAATAAAGCATGAAGCAGATAAGAATCTGTTCGGGTTCATAAACCTCATTGGCATTGAATCGCCTGGTTTAACAGCAGCTCCGGCCATAGGTACTTTTGTTTCTGAGATTTACGAAAATGAGTTAAAAATATAGAATCTACAGAAATCACGGGCTCTGGACAAACCTATTTTTTAGTGTCTTCTAATTGCTTTTCCATCTCTTTTGACACTTTTACTTTAAAAATATACAAAT
Coding sequences within it:
- a CDS encoding NAD(P)/FAD-dependent oxidoreductase — translated: METANIVIIGAGIVGLAVAAQLSKNNEAVYVFEKNKRLGQEISSRNSGVIHSGIHYPKDTLKATLSVKGNSMIYDICEKYKIPYKKLGKLTVAIGEEEIEELERLMKRGESNGVEGLKFLDGEEVRKLEKNIKVEKALYSPSTGIIEPEDLMNHFYAQVRNNQAIVATETEVTGLKKTNYGYELSGVSVGEKFKIQAKTVINCAGLYSDKIAEMVGLDIDKLGYRLHYCKGDYFRISGKPPVKMLVYPVPTRHGLGIHLTPDLSGSVRMGPNTYYVNNIDYTVESSVEEFRESVRRFLPTINEYDIQIDSSGIRPKLEGPEDSFRDFVIKHEADKNLFGFINLIGIESPGLTAAPAIGTFVSEIYENELKI